In Bubalus bubalis isolate 160015118507 breed Murrah chromosome 3, NDDB_SH_1, whole genome shotgun sequence, a genomic segment contains:
- the LOC102416247 gene encoding keratin-associated protein 17-1, whose amino-acid sequence MGCCPGDCFGCCAEEQDCCEVCCCQPSCCGCCGSCCGSCCGCGSGCGGCGDSCCGSSCCGSGCGGGGGCGGGGGCGSCGSCCGSCCGSGCCGSSGCCGPVCCQPTPVCETK is encoded by the coding sequence ATGGGGTGCTGCCCAGGGGACTGCTTCGGCTGCTGCGCTGAAGAGCAAGACTGCTGTGAAGTGTGCTGCTGCCAGCCctcctgctgcggctgctgcggTTCCTGCTGCGGTTCCTGCTGCGGCTGTGGCTCGGGTTGCGGAGGCTGCGGGGACAGCTGCTGCGGGTCCTCCTGCTGCGGATCTGGctgcgggggcggcgggggctgCGGGGGCGGAGGGGGCTGCGGAAGTTGCGGGAGCTGCTGCGGGAGCTGCTGTGGATCCGGTTGCTGCGGCTCCTCTGGGTGCTGTGGCCCCGTGTGCTGCCAGCCCACGCCTGTCTGCGAGACCAAATGA
- the LOC112583516 gene encoding keratin-associated protein 16-1, which yields MSGNCCSRKCPSVPAISLCSTEVSFRGPVYLPSSCRSQTWQLVTCQDSCGSSSCDPQCCQPSCSASSCAQPVCCETTICEPACPVSSCAQPVSCEATICEPACPVISCTQPVCYKATICEPSCPMSSCAQPVCCEATICEPSCSVSICAQPVYYKATICEPSCPVSSCAKPVSCEATICEPACPVISCAQPVCYETTICEPSCPVSSCAKPVSCEATICEPACPVISCAQPVCYEATICEPSCPVSSCAKPVSYEATICKPACPVSSCAQPVSCEATICEPSCSVSSCAQPVSCEATICEPSCSVSSCAQPVSCEATICEPSCSVSSCAQPVCCEVPPGQRVFCVPTSCQPILCKPSCCQPVICEPSCYQPVSSGVRCCPSICSVASSCQSACCDSSPCEPSCSEPSICQSATRVSLVCEPICVRPVCCVSSPCEPPCVSSTCQEPSCCVSSLCQPICSEPSPCLPSVYVPRPCQPTCYVVKRSRSISCEPPSCQPLSCRPGSSASAVCQPTCSRTFYIPSSCKQPCTTSISYRPICRPICSGPITYRQPYLTSISYRPACYRPYCSILRRPACVTSVPYQPVCSRLPCADSCKRDCKKSTSSQPDCADSTPCKTEVSEASPCQPTEAKPTSPTTHEAAVSQPAATKPTNC from the coding sequence ATGTCTGGAAACTGCTGCTCTAGGAAATGCCCCTCGGTGCCAGCCATCTCCCTTTGCTCCACTGAGGTGAGCTTCAGAGGGCCTGTTTACTTGCCCAGTTCCTGCCGGAGCCAGACGTGGCAGCTGGTGACTTGTCAAGATAGCTGCGGATCATCCAGCTGTGACCCACAATGCTGTCAGCCCTCCTGTTCTGCGAGCAGCTGTGCCCAGCCTGTGTGCTGTGAGACCACCATCTGTGAGCCTGCCTGTCCTGTGAGCAGCTGTGCCCAGCCTGTGAGCTGTGAGGCCACCATCTGTGAGCCTGCCTGTCCCGTAATCAGCTGTACCCAGCCTGTGTGCTACAAGGCCACCATCTGTGAGCCCTCTTGCCCCATGAGCAGCTGCGCCCAGCCTGTGTGCTGTGAAGCCACCATCTGTGAGCCCTCTTgctctgtgagcatctgtgcccAGCCTGTGTACTACAAGGCCACCATCTGTGAGCCCTCTTGCCCTGTGAGCAGCTGTGCCAAGCCCGTGAGCTGTGAGGCCACCATCTGTGAGCCTGCCTGTCCCGTAATCAGCTGTGCCCAGCCTGTGTGCTATGAGACCACCATCTGTGAGCCCTCTTGCCCAGTGAGCAGCTGTGCCAAGCCTGTGAGCTGTGAGGCCACCATCTGTGAGCCTGCCTGTCCCGTAATCAGCTGTGCCCAGCCTGTGTGCTATGAGGCCACCATCTGTGAGCCCTCTTGCCCAGTGAGCAGCTGTGCCAAGCCCGTGAGCTATGAGGCCACCATCTGTAAGCCTGCCTGTCCTGTGAGCAGCTGCGCCCAGCCTGTGAGCTGTGAGGCCACCATTTGTGAGCCCTCTTGCTCTGTGAGCAGCTGTGCCCAGCCTGTGAGCTGTGAGGCCACCATTTGTGAGCCCTCTTGCTCTGTGAGCAGCTGTGCCCAGCCTGTGAGCTGTGAGGCCACCATCTGTGAGCCCTCTTGCTCTGTGAGCAGCTGTGCCCAGCCTGTGTGCTGTGAGGTCCCTCCTGGCCAACGAGTCTTCTGCGTACCCACTTCCTGCCAGCCCATCCTCTGCAAACCCAGCTGCTGCCAGCCAGTGATCTGTGAGCCCAGTTGCTATCAGCCTGTGTCCTCTGGTGTCAGATGCTGTCCATCTATCTGCTCTGTGGCCAGTAGCTGCCAGTCTGCCTGCTGTGACTCCAGTCCTTGTGAGCCATCTTGCTCAGAGCCCAGCATCTGCCAGTCAGCCACACGTGTGTCTCTGGTCTGTGAGCCCATCTGTGTCCGTCCGGTCTGCTGTGTTTCAAGCCCTTGTGAGCCACCTTGTGTCTCCAGCACTTGCCAGGAGCCCTCTTGCTGTGTCTCCAGCCTCTGCCAACCCATCTGCTCTGAGCCCAGCCCCTGCTTACCAAGTGTCTATGTGCCCAGGCCATGTCAACCTACCTGCTACGTAGTCAAGCGCAGTCGGTCCATCTCCTGTGAGCCTCCATCTTGCCAACCTCTCTCCTGCCGCCCGGGGTCTTCTGCATCTGCCGTCTGCCAGCCAACTTGCTCGCGAACTTTCTACATACCTAGCTCTTGCAAACAACCCTGTACTACTTCAATCTCCTACCGCCCGATTTGCCGCCCAATCTGCTCTGGACCAATCACCTATAGGCAGCCATATTTGACATCCATCTCCTACCGCCCGGCCTGCTACCGCCCATATTGCTCCATCCTGCGCCGTCCAGCCTGCGTCACTTCTGTCCCTTACCAACCCGTCTGCTCCCGCTTGCCTTGTGCTGACTCCTGCAAACGGGATTGCAAAAAGTCCACTTCCAGCCAACCAGATTGTGCTGACTCAACTCCCTGCAAGACGGAGGTCTCAGAGGCCAGTCCCTGCCAGCCCACTGAGGCCAAGCCCACCAGCCCCACCACCCACGAGGCTGCAGTCAGCCAGCCTGCTGCCACCAAGCCTACCAACTGCTGA